From Acidimicrobiales bacterium:
GGCGGCGTCGGTGCGCACGGCGCTGGCGGCGGCGGTGGAGCGGCTGGCGTCGGGGCTGGAGCCCGGCCAGGGGAAGGCCCCGGAGCAGGAGGTGAGGCGCCGGAGCCGGGCGGGCTGAGCGCCCCACGCCGGGGCCGCCGGCGGGTCGACGGTAGGCTCGATGGGTACGAGTGGTGCCGTAAACCGCGGACCCGACAGCGTTAGGAGCCGGACACGTGGACCTCGACCTCGCGAAGCTCCTGGGTGAGGAAGCCGAAGCCCTCCTGCAGCACAAGTCGAAGGCCATCCCCGCCGAGGACCTCGTCCTGCCGGGCGGGGACTTCGTGGACCGGGTTCTGGTGGACAGCGACCGCTCGCCGGCGGTCCTGCGCAACCTCCAGACCATGCTGAACACGGGCCGCCTGGCAGGAACCGGCTACCTCTCGATCCTCCCGGTGGACCAGGGGATCGAGCACTCGGCGGCGGCCAGCTTCGCCAAGAACCCGGCCTACTTCGACCCCCGGAACCTCTGCGAGCTGGCCATCGAGGGGGGCTGCAACGCCTTCGCCAGCACGGTCGGCGTGCTGGGGATCGTGGCCCGGCGTTACGCGCACAAGATCCCCTTCATTGCCAAGCTCAACCACAACCAGCTGCTGACCTACCCGACCGAGTACGACCAGATCATGTTCGGCTCGGTGGAGGAGGCCGTCGACCTCGGAGCCGTGGGCGTGGGCGCCACCATCTACTTCGGGTCGGAGGAGAGCACCCGCCAGATCCAGGAAGTCGAGGAGGCCTTCGAGGAGGCCCACCAGGCGGGGCTGTTCACCGTGCTGTGGTGCTACCTGCGCAATCCCGACTTCAAGGTCAACGGGGTCAACTACGAGACCGCCGCCGACCTGACGGGCCAGGCCAACCACCTCGGTGTCACCATCAAGGCCGACATCATCAAGCAGAAGATGCCGGAGTCGAACGGGGGCTACAACGCCGTCAAGTTCGGCAAGACCGACCCGCTGGTCTACAGCGAGCTGACCACGGACAACCCCATCGACCTGACCCGCTGGCAGGTCGTGAACTGCTACATGGGCCGGGTGCCGCTCATCAACTCGGGCGGGGAGTCGAAGGGCAGCGGGGACCTGGCCCAGGCCGTCCGCACCGCGGTCATCAACAAGCGGGCCGGGGGGGCCGGGCTGATCGTGGGCCGCAAGGCCTTCCAGCGCCCGCTGGCCGACGGGGCGGCCCTCCTCCACGCCATCCAGGACGTCTACCTGGACCCCTCGATCACCGTCGCCTAGCGGCCGCGGCGGCGTCCGGTCGCGAAAAGCCGACCTCTCCAATGGGGGTTTCGCGGCCCACCGGGATAAACTCGGGGTGAACGACGGCCCTCCGGAGGCCGCCAGGGGCGCATGACGGCCCGGGCCCTCCAGTGGGAGCCGGCCGATCAGAGACCGGCAACG
This genomic window contains:
- a CDS encoding class I fructose-bisphosphate aldolase: MDLDLAKLLGEEAEALLQHKSKAIPAEDLVLPGGDFVDRVLVDSDRSPAVLRNLQTMLNTGRLAGTGYLSILPVDQGIEHSAAASFAKNPAYFDPRNLCELAIEGGCNAFASTVGVLGIVARRYAHKIPFIAKLNHNQLLTYPTEYDQIMFGSVEEAVDLGAVGVGATIYFGSEESTRQIQEVEEAFEEAHQAGLFTVLWCYLRNPDFKVNGVNYETAADLTGQANHLGVTIKADIIKQKMPESNGGYNAVKFGKTDPLVYSELTTDNPIDLTRWQVVNCYMGRVPLINSGGESKGSGDLAQAVRTAVINKRAGGAGLIVGRKAFQRPLADGAALLHAIQDVYLDPSITVA